The segment GGTTAGGAGGACCTACCTGATGGAGGCCCAGTGGTAGGAATAGGAGGACCTACCTGATGGAGGCCCAGTGGTAGGGTTAGGAGGACCTACCTGATGGAGGCCCAGTGGTAGGGTTAGGAGGACCTACCTGATGGAGGCCCAGTGGTAGGGTTAGGAGGACCTACCTGATGGAGGCccagtggtagggttagggtgggCTACTTGATACAGgccaagggttagggttatgggtacCTACTTGATGGAGGCCCAGTGATAGGTCCTCATCTCCAGGAAGCGACAGACAGTCATGCCCATCCAGATGCCTCCTCCATTACACAGAAGGATGTCCAGGATCACCTGGTCCCACCAGCACTCAGCAAAGTTAGGCAGCAGGTGCATGAAGAAcagctgaggaggagaggagaggagagggggagaggagagaaaagggggagagtgagaggaatTAACTccttttatgtgtgtgtttgtgctttggagggggggaggggtgttcggtgtgtgtgtgtgtgtgtgttcgtgcgtacCTCAGTGAGCTCCCAGGTGATGCTGATGGTCCAACAGAGACCATAGCTGCGGATGAGCAGGGCCTTCATGCCCCAGCCCCAGAAGTGACTGAAGGCAAAGATGTCCAAGTGGCTCAGGATTCGCTCCCAGGTGATCACGTGACAGTTCACTGCATACTCCTACAAGCAGAGCACAGGGACCAGAGACGACATCAACAACATCCAATCATAACAGCATGAGGAAGTGAGTGTTGGTGCTAGAAGAGGATCCCGTTTCTTCACCCTTTTCCCCCAAAGAGTAGACTTTAAGTATTGGCTGGAGGGAGTGTCaccattggctggagggagtgtcaccattggctggagggagtgtcaccattggctggagggagtgtcaccattggctggagggagtgtcaccattggctggagggagtgtcaccattggctggagggagtgtcaccattggctggagggagtgtcaccattggctggagggagtgtcaccattggctggagggagtgtcaccattggctggagggagtgtcaccattggctggagggagtgtcaccattggctggagggagtgtCACCATTGTTAAAAGGCATGACGGGAAGTGTGCAAGCGTGCACTTCAGGAGAATCGGGATGTAGCCGAGGTCAATGTGCTAACAAAGAGACTGATAGCTAAGAGATAAGAAACTGATAGTAAAgaaaggctgcgtcccaaatggcattctattcccctattatagtgcactagttttgaccacgGCTctagtgaaaagtagtgcactgtttagggaatagggtgagttGGGATGCAGCCACAGAGACTGATTGGAGAGCAAGGCTGCTGTTTACTCACCATGATGTCAGCCTCCCGGGTGGCGTAGCGCAGGTTTGGGTCGAGCCAGTACATGACGTTCTTCACCTGCTCCCAGTTCAGGAAGATGATGAACACCAGGAACAGGAAGTACAGCACACTCAGACCTGACCAAACGATAACAGAGAGATATCAGATCAACAGGAAGTACAGCACACTCACGCCTGACGATAACAGAGAGATAACAGATTAGGCGGAATCTCATTCAATCAGGGCAGAATTGGATCCAtcaatttataaagccctttttacatcaacagttgtcacaaagtgggCCTAAACCCCAAAAAGCAACCGAAGCAGAAGCACAGCGGCCAGGAAACAGGAAACACTCCCTAGAAGGAAGGAACCTATAAAGAAACCTAGAGAGCACCAACTCTCATGAATTGGGTGGATAATTAATGGTTAAGCTCATTCAAAGTTAACTGGAATGGTAGCTAGGCCTAAGCCTATACAAAAAAGGGATTGTTATATTTGTCACTTAAAATGTCACTCACCGAAAACTATTCGCCATATCGCCGGATGTGGTCTGGTAAATGGTCCTAGAGAGATGTGTCAAAAAATATTGAAATCAACAACTTCAGCCACACAGAAGAGTTCCAAGGCTGGTACAATGACATGTTGAGATGTCTGACACATACAACATTTTTATCTCAACATATTATTGTACCAGCCTTGTAAATAGTGCACAACCTTTttaccaggacctagtgtaacagttttgcttccgtccctctcctcaccccaacctgggattgaaccagggaccctctgaacacagacaacagtcaccctcgaagtaTCGTTACCTATCGCGCCACAAAAGCCGCGACCCTTgaagagcaagggaaacaactacttcaagatCTCAGCGCGAGTGatgtcggcaggtagcttagtggttaagagcgttgtgccagtaaccgaaaggtcgctggttctaatccccgagccgactaggtgaaaaatctgttgatgtgcccttgagcaaggcacttaaccctaattgctcctgtaagtcgctctggataagagcgtctgctaaaaaatgacaaaaaaaatatatgttttgtcaCTGATTGAAAcactactagcgcgcaccgctaactagggagccatttcacaccggttacactagcaccctattccctatatagtgcactactttcgaccagagcccaTTTACCACAGCccagatcaaaagtagtgcactatatagggaatagggtgccattgatgTCCGAAGCAGCTTGGACAACATTGTCCTTACCGTTAGGGAAGGCCAGAACACTGATGACCAGGAAGAAGGAGATGGTCAGGATGAGGCCCACCCACAAGTTAGCGTCTTCGTTTGTCTCGTCCCTAACATAACAAGAGGCAGGGATTACTAACGCACACCAAAACCAGCATTAAGACATTTCAGAGTCAGTGAGATAAAAACTGTTATAAAACTGATGCATTGATGGGACAGGTGGCTTTGAAACCCAAATTCTATTCCACCTCTGTCCCCACATAGCCTGCTGTACTGTGCTCTCCTTCAATCACATTTATTAAAGATCAGTGAGAGGACTGAGATGATTAATTCACTCATCAGTGCCGACTGACCTACTCCTGACACCCCCCACTCCATTTGGTTATTGGGGATAAACCACTCTTGATGAGAGCAGCAGATAAgggatttgtcccaaatggcaccccattccatatagtgcaatacttttgaccagggcgctataaagaataggatgccatttgggcaCAGACAAGCTGTGCATCATGGACTGCATTCAGTACGCAAAAACGTAGTGGAAACGGTGCAGTACGAACGACCAATTGAAAAAcgggaggggttgggttgtgaGTTCAAAATGCACCGCTCTCCTTTAAATACGTCACTCATTACTTCAACCACCGCCTGCCACACCCAACAAACTTCGCAAAAGTACCTCAAAGACTGTTCAATAACGTTCAGTGCAAACTGTTCCGCAACGTAGCAATTGTTTAATCGAACTGAACGCACCCATGATGTAGGAAATGGCTAGATGCATGTTGCAGATAACGATGGACCACCAGGATGGGAGATCCATCCCCACAGTATAGAAAAGATAGACGTGGCACTTTGCCACAATGTAGCTACAAAAAGCAAATAAATCAGCCCACTTGCTACATTGTAAAACAGGCAAATGAAACATTCTCCTTCATTCGAGAGAAAATAGGAGCTAGCTGGTCAGTCCTGCACCAGAGAACTTAAACTAGCTAGGTAGTTAACTACatgtcgttagctagctagctacttaatcGAAAAACCTTAGTTACACATGTCAATGTTTGGAAATACTAGCGAGCTAAATTACTTTTCGACTGCATAAACATTCACTTAGCTGCGCGGGCAGTTGGCCTAGTCAGTAACGTTAGCCAaaagagcatatagctagctaatgttaactacCGGTAGTCAGCTGGCTAGCCACTTCACTTACCTTGTAAATGCGAAATACATCAAGCTGAGCACTGTGCATGTTAACAGTGTTATTGTGTGCGGCTTATAGAAAAAGTCCAGAGTAATATCCTCCACTTGCTGCTCGTTGATCATACGGAAATGCATCCTGTAGTTCACATCATTTTTGCCTATGGTCCGCGACCCGTACCTATATCCGGACGCCATAATTGCGGGAGGGCACCAGAGGAATCCGCTTTACCTCCTGCGGGCTGCTTTAGATCGACATTAGACGTTCGGCGCAATTAACGATTAATGTTGTCCATCAATAAAGACCAAAACGACCAGACGCACGtccgttaaatatgtgtaaagaCCAAAACGAAAAGACGCACGTCCGTTAAATATGTGCGCAACAGCACAACCTAAAGAAAAACAGTGTCAAGCATGAACTGCTGCCTTCTTGCTAGGGCGAACATCACGGGTTAAATTTACTGAACGTTTTAGTGGAAAATAAACTCTCCATTTTTGATTGGTTTATACGTCTAGGGGAGTGCCACTATGGAAACCCAAAGGGGTCAGTTTATGAGATCATTCACGTGCTATCTTTCTCAACGTTTGTAAACCACCAAGGCAAACCCACATAAATAGaatggattatatttctatgggcaAACCAAGGTCAGTTCCACACCGCGTGAGGTTATTTACGTTCATGTCACAGGAGGGTAAAAAAGTAATGTACATATTTTCTAACCACAAGCATTGATGTCATGAGTGTCCTAACCTACATTATTCCCAAGTACATTAGTTATCTGAGAAGTGGGAGAGATCATCATCAAATCACCATTAGTAAAATGGATATCATTATCATTATCTGTTAGGGCTTCACATAATGTATGAAAAACCGTCAGTATGGGCAGTATAATAAAAGAATATAACAGAACAGAAGAGAATATAACAACGTTATTCTACTGTCCACTAGgtctgggaattgccagggacctcacgatacgatttTATCACGATACtttggtgccgatacgatataatgtattgcgattctcatgatTCTGTATGTATTgagattcgatactgtgattttattgcaattcgatgttccaaacatactgctctaataaaaagcatgagctgtcGCACCCCAAGAGAACATTTTttttgtagaggtgctgactaacggggaataaactgtaagctataaaaataaataaagagagtcCACACTctatatataaactcccagtcatttattgggtaaaacaccaacGTTTCGGTCACCCTGAAGACGGCACAGTGATGCAGAAACGTTGGTGTTTTACCTAATAAATTatactgggagtttatatatagagggtcgactctctttatttatttttataccaaACATATTTCTCACCattatgtctgctgcagagggacaagagagaaccatgagaaaacaagttttgataagtcatggaaataaaagtgctgaaaacaaattggctccctgtttaaaaagaagatggggaacaagctatgaagggtaaatactggagttttggtgcaggtacagacaactagcgcaaaaataatgtTGCGAAAAtgtcaaaacgatacgatatattgtcaaaaataatatcctgatatgtaactgtatcgattatTTCCCCCATCACTGTCAACTTGACTAATGGTATCTTGTTTACCAACTAAACATCATAATGACTGTATTGCCCCACAGTCTGGTATTTTGCGCACAGCCTAATGTTATCTATTTCTGTGCCTCTGACACCCTCAAGTGGTGACTTTTAGGGCTTGATAAAGCCTATCAGAAACAAAATcgtctcagcccagtcaaagcacTTCTCTATCCTGGCacaccaatggtggaaccagcttccccttgatgttaggacagcagagtccctgcccatcttccgaaaacatctgaaaccctatcACCTCAAAGAGTATCTTCAATAATCCCACagaaagtagactgaaccaggttttcctaggAGTTTGCCTTTGCttggctccattccatttattttttatcctgaaaaactccccagtccttaacgattacaagcatacccataacccgtgtagctcagttggtagagcatggcgtttgcaacgccagggttgtgggttcgattcccacgggggtccaatatgaaaatatatgcactcactaactgtaagtcgctctggataagagtgtctgctaaatgactgaaatgtaaataacatgatgcagccaccactatgcttgaacatatggagagcggtactcagtaatgtgttgtattggatttcgcCCCaaccataacactttgtattcaggacaaaaaggtaattactttgccaattttttttgcagtattactttagtgccttgtcacaaacaggatgcatgttttggaatgtttttattctgtacaggcttccttctttttacaaagggttgagtacttattgactcaagacattatttattttattttatttgacattacagcttttaatttttaattaattaattaagaaaaacgtaattccactttgacattatagggtattgtgtgtaggcctgtgAAAAAacatctaaatttaatccattttaaattcaggttgtaacaaaacaaaacgtggaaaaactcaaggggtgtgaataccttctgaaggcactgtatcttaatgtgaatgcactaactgtaagtcgctctggataagggcgtctgctaaatgactaaaatttaaatgtagtCTACTGCACTCTTCAAATACATAATTTATAGACATCAAATGAACTGACTGAACATAAAGTTTGCATTAATAAATAGATTTGATCACTGCTTAAGTTGTAAATCGGGAGTTGCATGAACAAAAAGTGAGCGCGAGAGAGCTCACtagggggctctgaggtaccggaacagatgaaaaaaacaacaacattctaGAAAAGCAGTGCATGCATGTCAtcgcatttgcgtagtggcataaagcagtagagtagaggagctTGTATAAATTGCATACATGGGAAAATCTTTTTGTACTTTGATCAGGGAAGAATTTGACCTTTTAtacacacatttcatgcaattctatgtcattttaATGACTGCAGactttagcagaatcttttttaataccataCAAATGAtcaaatgacaggctactttgacactgacaaactgagaatctgagatcaataaaaacgacctagTCTTGAATctatcaatagcctaggcctaggtgtgtggaaaCAGGTGACATATtgtacattataaactgggtggttcgagccctgaatgctgattggctgacagccatggtatatcagaagATATTACCACTGATACAACAAAACAATTATTTTAATTGCtgtaattatgttggtaacctgtttataatagcaataaggcacctcaggggctTCCACAGCTAAAGGCTGTGTCCAGACACTCCCCGTtgtgtcgtgcttaagaacagcccttagccatggtatattggccatataacacACCCCCTCGGGGTTTATTGCTTAAATATGACGAGGAAATGATAGTCCTAGAAAAGCTTTCCACTTTCTcggactcacccaatgatgtacAGCTCACTTGCCAATGATGGCTGATACTCTCCTCTTGTGCCAAAAACCTAActctcttgttttactttgtaaaacaatgttcgctcaataggcctaattggaagttgatcaaatattttggtagcctacaaTCAGATTAGAGTCTTCTCTTTTAAGCAGGAGCCATTtactttccaacctgtgtttttcCGCgcaattgtatttgaaatattgcaaaAAGCTTGTTCtggctgcatgctgttcactgacagatttggcGCGTTCTGGGGCTATAGCCTATGCCTTGTGATTGGGCTACATAAACACAgtccacagctaggctattttttTCAAAGAAGCTATTGGTCCTCTGTGCCTAATTATAGgcttactcctggtgtagtattcggagttatttaatttatttctgaacagacagcagtaattctataactttggcaaatgtatttcaattaatcaGGGGTGATGCAGTTCGTTCAGAACCCTTCGCGgggctatgattctataaggaaataaatgatgaagtgcaacactggagagatgagagttgcaggctcatgtctagcagacagagggagagagatcatagaaagtgaatctcattctagttctgagAGAGATACAGGCGCGCTtatctctctcaccacagcaacgGCCACGCGTTGGTCTCAAACATTGGCTATAATGTTGCGCAAACCAGGTGCGGCCTGAAAATCAACGTTTTCACATAACGTTTTTTAAAGGGAGGGCAGGATAATTAATGAGGAGTAAACTAGAATGAACTCTGATCACTTTTATTAGaattttttacattgcaaacagtgagAGGTACCGGATGTAGCGGGACAggatccggccaaataggttccggAACAAAACAGTCAAAAACGGAGAGGTGCCAGATCCTGTTCCGtcaggatccggctcaaattaagcactggattTGATCATTTACAAGTGAAGTGAGGGCTGTTTTTGAGTTGTTTTGAAACTTATCTTTTGTGGAACCTCACATGCA is part of the Coregonus clupeaformis isolate EN_2021a chromosome 28, ASM2061545v1, whole genome shotgun sequence genome and harbors:
- the LOC121556909 gene encoding phosphatidylserine synthase 1-like encodes the protein MASGYRYGSRTIGKNDVNYRMHFRMINEQQVEDITLDFFYKPHTITLLTCTVLSLMYFAFTRDETNEDANLWVGLILTISFFLVISVLAFPNGPFTRPHPAIWRIVFGLSVLYFLFLVFIIFLNWEQVKNVMYWLDPNLRYATREADIMEYAVNCHVITWERILSHLDIFAFSHFWGWGMKALLIRSYGLCWTISITWELTELFFMHLLPNFAECWWDQVILDILLCNGGGIWMGMTVCRFLEMRTYHWASIKDIHTTTGKIKRAALQFTPASWTYVRWFDPKSSLQRVTGVYLFMIIWQLTELNTFFLKHIFVFPACHALSWCRILFIGIITAPTVRQYYAYLTDTQCKRVGTQCWVFGAIAFLEALACIKFGMELFSKTQVLYVLVWLVCVAIITFLCLYGMVWYAEIYGPKEKSYSECEDSNYNEDFVSEQCKGELHSEGETTPTRRRGRSSGKNKSTNGLRKK